GTATAGAGTTTCTCTTTGTTTTTACTTTGTTAGTAcacatattacaaaacattagtggcgaaaaaaacaaacaaatacaaacgtCATTCCACAAAAACGAATGTGTACATATAAAGGCATCACACCCATGTTATCAAGTTTGCTCCTTTAACCGCAATGAAATCTtctataaatcaataaaatgttgTCATACTTTCAAGTATTAACTCTTCTGGCTTTAGAAAATGACTTTTAAATGTGATCACTGCTagatttataaacaatttataaataaaatagtagTTATTTATAGAAATATcaccattaaataataaaaaggatCTTAGTTTCAAATCCTTAAGCCCAAGCATTTTAATActgttaaattaaacataaaaaaaagcttGATAATCCCCCCAAAACACTTAGTGCAATATAATTGTAACAGAAAAAGGCAACAAAGTTTGTTTATAGCAGTTTCAATTGTGCCCGTAATGCCTCCAAGAAAGAGATGCTCAAACTAGGGCCTGCGGGTCAAAGTTGGCCCTTTATAATATATAGTATCATTTGATTAGGCCCGCCAGAGGGAAAATGATTGGGAAAGGTTGACTAATGACTTTAACAGAAATtctcatttctattttaatgtaaccttttgtttatttgttttacttttgagCTACAAAAACactaactgaaatgaaatgtttcaattacatgttgtaaatgaatcagatttttttcaaaagttacataatttaaatgagagaaaaAGTAGAAAACATCCAcgtgcaaatcaaggcaaaggcaaatTCAGCATGACTAGTGTATTCCACATTGAActctattgttttatatatagattttttttttggttttattgtaataagtttgctaaaataatatacagtttcaaaaaaatatataatgcatcAGTAAATACGGTTGAAGTAattgtttctatttatttataaatattataatatacatcAGGAAATTacacatggcaactttaatgtaatacaaaTGTAATACAGTTGCTATACTTTTGGCCGACAGCTCTCAATCAagcttggattttggcccttcataagaaaaagtttgggcacccctgctctaaggtCTTCTGTCCATggctttaaattgtatttaaatgtaaattggtTATTTGGTAAATTATACTTAGTAGAAATAATCAGTCTTTCATGAAAAATAGCCTTTGGCATTACTCTGAGAAACCCTACCcttgattttaaaaatagtttcaaCAATTTGTACATGCCTTATGACAGTTgatattaagcaatatttttccaCAGATTGGGATGGATCAGTGATACTATACGCAGTATGTGTCAAGGGTGTGGATTTTGACTCCTCTTTATAAAAGACATAAAAGGCTCAGCGGTTAATAGTCTGCTTTTGTATGTCATATAAAGGTGGTTCTAGCAGTGCACCAAAAGATGGTTTCACttgaatgatgataataatatcaaCAGGTTAAGAATTAGATAAATAAGCAATGCAAACATGACACTGATGGATAACTTAAAAACCACAATAAGCTTTTCTGGAAGCCCAACCCCCGCCTATTGTGTATTTCCTTTCACATTTAATGCTTTTAACTTTGCTAAACCAGGTGCTACATGAATCTAAAACTTCTGTTTCCAACTGTTTAGTTCTTACATCAGATCTCAGTTATCAGATCATCAGTCTGTGTCATGCTATGACTGTCTCTCACAAAACAAATCACTGCATGACTGGTATAATAAAAATcactatttttactattttaagtttGGCTTGAAAGAACTTATGACAACATATTATTAGTTTTACATTACGGCATTAAAAAGAATGAAATCATAACAGCATTACCAAGAGTTATATGCTTATAATAAATTTTCCCTTTTGATAGAAGATGCCTTATAATTGCTAAATTGGGACATACTCGGAGATGTTAATGTCAGAAACATTAAAACAACCATTATTCATTTCTGAATTGATAATCTTCACATTTGGCATATGGTTCATATGCAAGGGCTTCCGATGGTCTGGTGTCAACTGTTTGGAGACAAAAATCAGAATATTATTTTTACACCACCTGTCATTATTGAAAAAAGGGTCACAGTTTATAATAAGGTTTACAGTAATGTGTTACATAAACTAAGTATGAACAATACTTGGGGGGATTTCAGATTCTCAGGCTTCTGTAATTAGGTTCAGTAGTTTAACTTTCATGACATTTAATAAGTTCTTTCCATTTCCcttaaaattgaaatattttgaaaattgaataattgaatattgAAATAACTGAACAGAAACATGGAAGACTaaggaaaaaaatgcaaatttttataAGGAGATTTTAGATGAACTCTTTACTTGTACGGCATTTATTATtgatagttcaacatttactaatgctttattaaaatccaaagtcatgctttttaacattacttttttacattgttaatgcactgttaacatgaactaacaataaacaacaggCCTGTAGACAGGGGGTGTTCGGATGGTTCGGAAGACCTACCCCTCAATGACAAAGGTCCAAGATTTGCCCCATATATGAGCTCATCTgttctattttgactgctatggcATAAAAAATTGTGGAAATAACCCATCAAAGCCTTTAAGACCATGCAGAATCTGGAGTAATCTTTTACTACTGAGCTGCTTTATTGTTGTTAAatggagaaaacattttacaagatacatttattctaaatcttggaccttgttcttgaaagaaaaaatgacCAATGTAAAGGTGCAAATCACCAAAAGTGGctcatattaaagttaattttcataCTAATGAGgctgttgttatccatgaattttcacaTTTACTTTTTTTACGAAAGGCTAAAAATGATTAAGctctatataattattattattattattattattattattattattattattattattattattattattattaatattattattattagtagtagtagtagtagtagtattagtattagtattattaataataatgttttgtttgtttattattcaaaaggccaaattctgaccaagGAAATTCCTGGCAATTTTGTTATTTCCTTAATGAATGGCTgcagttttttctgttttaaattttgtgtattttttcatatttcttaatTTTAAGTCTTAAGGTGATATTTTTGATTCATCAGAAAGTGTGGTTATATGATGATCAtcagacaagctaatccagctaaaaaataGTGCATAAAATGTCTATAAATGTctataaaatgcagtatttaaacctcagatttaatcagatttttttatttgacccAGAAGCATTAAGCTTTTAGTATAGAAAGCACAATGGGAAAATTCTTACAAAATTTTACGCAATTTATCTTAGTTTAAcggttaatttgttttaatttgacactgtacactgaaaaaaacgaCTAAATAATTACttgataaaataataacaaatctttataagtaaatttaaataatttgagtAATCTTATATCAAGTAATTATAAGCAATGCATtttgaatttattcattcattcattttctttttggcttagtccctttattaatctggggtcgccagagtggaatgaatcaccatccagcatgtgttttatgcagcggatgcacttccagctgcaacccatcactgggaaacacccatacacccttattcacacacatgcactatggacaatttagcctacccaattcacttatagcaatTTACCTATAACTGCACCCAGAGAAAATCCATGCGAACACTGGTAGAACAttcaaactccgcacagaaatgccaactgatccagctgtagatcgaaccagcaaccttcttgctaagaggcgacagcgctacccactgtgccaccatgaatttatttatattaataaagttCTTTTTTAGCTGAAGGAACATTGCTTTTGTCAAATCAGTTAAATCTTATTAGTTACAAGCTAGATTTGTTTTTctgtaatatgtttttttatatatagttttatcaATTTATAATTTGTCCGTTCCCTCCTATTCCAACCAAATCATCACATTTCAGTTAAAATTAACTTAATATTAGGTTTATTTGCAATGATTAGAACAtaattaaatattgcaaaaaaaattataacttcTTTTTCCATTCAGTGCATTTACTACATCAAGTAAATATGTAAATCTGTAAAATTCTAGTTATCCTTGACATTTAATATTAGAttaaatattagattttattatatatttttaaagtgtagttcAGAAAAGGTAAATACATTACTTATATCAATAATACTTTGCAGTAACTTACAGGTCGACATGGATGCTGAGGTCTGTTCAACTAAAGAATACAACGGGACATCATACCCtgccagaaaaaacaaaacaaaacaacattttaaacactttttaatacaatttaagcATTTAACATAAATATCACTTACTGTACCTTCTGCAACATATGAATAATATACAGATAACGGGCGGTTGAGCTCTGCtataagagaaaaaaagaggCACTTTATAATCATGCATGAAAGTTACATGTTAAAACATTTCACTGCAACACAGCTTCATTAGTCTTTAAACCCAGGTGATTACAAAACTCCTTAATTCTTAATACATTTGCCATTTACATTAATCTTGCAAATATATAAGCACATCTTTACTAAAATAACATTCACTCATTTGAACAAAAGCATctacaaaatgaaaatatgtaAGATACTATAACTCTCTGTGTATTTGATTGTGGGTTTGGTTTGAATAGCTTTTCTGCTAGAGTCAAGGATATAACAGGAAGGTGCTAAACAAGTATACAAGGTATGAAACTGATTTTCTGATGACAAAAAGTCATAATTTACCATGTTAGTTCCAATAAGCCATTTCTCTGTCTGACAGCTCAATAGTGTTAAACATTTCTGGACTTCAGTGGTGGACTTACTGTGGCTGTTGTTTATGTGCTTTCGTTTTTTGAAATAAACAATGACACAGATGATCAGTGATATGATGGTAAGCAGAGACACCACTGTGGACATCACTACTGCTGTCAGATTGTTTGCTGTTGTGTCAGTGTTGCCCCTGCTATGGCCAGCAGGAATTTTAGGAGTGACTGCATGAAATATATGATTACATTTTATCAGTGCATTTGGTTTGACAATTTCAATCACAGACTGGCACATTCACACATATTCAACCACGTCTTACCTGTGGTAAACAGTGTTGTGGATTTAGCTGTAACAAGACCTGGAACTAAAATGCAAACAATTTTGCATTAAGAACCTTAAAATCAGTAGGATTTAGCATGCTTTTCATAAACTCATCAGCCTGGGAATATTTATGTGTCTTGTTTTAATGACTAAATCTGATACATTTATTATGCGTGTAAAAATCTTGATctctttaaaagtttttgttttagacaccaatACAATTGTTTAACCGATTCTTGTCATATAAAAAGCAAGATTGCCAGTTTATGCATTACTAGTGAGaatttttaaagggttagttccccccaaaatgaaaaaaaaatcccctcatcctcatgttgttccgaACCCCTGAGAAcaatttgttcatcttcagaacacaaatttatatatatgtttatattttaatttagtgCACTGTGAAAAatgatgggttccacacaattacttaATGTTGTCCAAACAAAaaccaattaagttaattgcatgtttttatttatttattttttacaaacttaagtagattgaacataaaacaattaagttatcccaaaaAATCTTAAGGATTAATGCCTCATGCACATTAGTaacgactttgtagctgcctgtcgctctgggtggcgatCTGCTGCAAACGCAGTCTGTGTGGGTCTATCGCATGGAGAATACAACCGGCCTCAGCAAGAgctgagaggatcacgtgagctctactggtgctcctattgccTGTAGCTTAAGAAAGTCgatcttcatttgcataaagttgaaggattctcaaatTTGTCACATCGTTCAACACGCCGACCCGCTCGCTATTGTTCGCTGTTGCTCGTGTAGACGGAGGTCGCCAGAAGTCGCTCACTTTTCGTTGAAATAAACAGTCACTTGTCGTTGTCGCTTTGCTGCTACAAGTCACTTGTATTGTGAATGAGgcttaaatttgatttgaatgTGTAATAGGACAGTAGTTTGACAGGGAGCAAAGTTGGAGAAATTAAGAgagggaaaaagagagagacGGGATAGAATGGAATCAAATTGGAAAAGGTCTGCGAGACATGAACTCAGGATGACCAAAGCACAGTTGTGCCACATGTCACCATACTACCCACCAGGCTATTATACtgacaaattaagatattttaaatgaaaatcaaGAGCTCTCTGACACATAGATGACAAGAGTCACaggactttattcaacagtttcctCTGTTTGGTGTTAATTCCAAATTCATGTACTCAACTTTCCCTGTTTGAAACAAACCGAGCACAGCATATCACTCATGAATGCACAGACTGAGCTGATAATGAAACGAAGAAATTGTTGAATAAAGTCATTTTTATGTTCAAAAAATTATACTAGTAGCTTCGTAACATTACGAATTAACCTCTGAGAACACATGGACTGTTTAAAGGCATTTTGGTACCTTTCTGAACTGCAACTCTTTCTGTAAATTCAAGGGGCCtcagagctcttggatttcatctaaaatatctttaaatgtgTTATGAAGATCTCAGAGGTTTTGTTGGggtgagttttcatttttgagtgaattgtTTGTGTCAAGGAATAATAGTGTTGTTAGAAATGTTGTCGTTGAATGATTTTATTTCAGACATCATTAAATAGAGTAACTGAAAAAAATGTCCTACAATTgtacataattaaaaaattcaaCTGTTGTGTAAAAACAGTATCACTTTTGTTTTTATGCAGttggtttaatattattaatgttgctTAATTAGATTGAACAAaatgtgaaattattttaaaacgcACCTTTGATTACCAGCTTCACTTCATAGCAGGTTGTGTCATTCACTCTGCATCGATACCACAGATCATCAGCCTTTACTGAATCTCTAATAACCAGAGAACCATTCTCTAGTTGTTTCGCTCTCTCAAACAGAGGGTTCGAGAGTTTCTCTGTGCTGTTTGAGGTTGTGGATGATGAGCGATATTGTGTTATATCTGTTGACCGGTGACCTTCAATGACTTTCCAAGTGACTTTATCAGTTGTGTTTCGTTGAGGATGTTCAGAGCATGGCAGCAGCACTGCAGAGCCTGATACTGCAGTGACAGACTTCATTTTTGTACAGTCTAAAACCAAAGAAACACAGTACATGTTTATGACTCTATAATAGGGATTATTTGCTTGTTTGAAGAATGTGTATTCTCACCTTTGACTGTCAGGGTAAATCGAGTTGCGTTGAGGCAGTCTTGATCTTTGTAGACCTCACAGTCATAAAGGCCTTCATCTGTTTGTTGGATGTCTTTCAGATTAAGTCTAATATTACCAGCATGTTTACTCACAGACCATTTCTGGTGCTCTGATGCTGGAGAGATCAAGATGTCTTTAACTGGGTTATTCTTGCGTAGTTTCACTGTTAGAGTTTCCAGCAGGTGGGTTGTGGTTAAACAAGAAATGGACATGCTGTCACGCTGAACACGGCTTATGTTCAACTGATGAGGCTGTTCACAGGGTCTTTGAGCTAAGAGTGAAAATAAAACGAGAAATGAAACATCTTTGGAGAACTGGGATGTAGAAAGATAGGAATTACCACATAGTTTACAATAAAGatatcattttctgaaattatCCTGCTGAATGCAgtgtgtataaaatatttaatttcctaAATTTACTCGGTAGCACTTCACAATACAGTTCCCAAATCAAACAATGACAAATATATCTAAAGCATTTATTAGGCTTAAAGAAAAATGcctgttattattaattaataaatctgaGCTGACAATGAGCAATTGTGTTTTTATCGTCAAAGAAGAATAATACTGTAACAACTGTTTTGCTCTTTGCTATTTTGCTACACATACAGTAATTGCAAATGGTCGGGATTAAGGTTTATTACAATCTTATGTCAAGTTGTCGCACAACAACAAACAGTTAAAACAAAGACCATCTTAAGTTACACAATTTCTTCTACAGTAACCTTTTTTAAACtttcttttatataattttagaaCAGAACCAAcaaaatctcacggcaatttgtaactttttgatttagtggctaatttgtatgaattcgtatgatctaaatcgtacaatttagtacgatttgctcatccctcaatgacggttgggtttaggggtggggttaggtgccatgcctccatTTTAAAATAGTAagactgaacttgtatgaattaaccactgaactgacaaaacgtaaaatacttatattttctcatgagatcaggctgaacagAACCTGTACATAAGCACACAAAAAGATCAGCTGAGGTCAACTTCCAAATAAGTTAACATTATGTAACGTGTAAATGGCATTGATGATATTCATGTTACACCCATGGCACATTTACACACCCAAGTGcataaataatattcattttgCTTTGTTAAGTAATTTTACTTCATATAAAAGACACTTACCTCCGCATTCCAATAAAGCAGctataaaaagatttaaaagtCGGAAATATGAAAGCTGAACACTCCCCATCATCTACAAATGCTCACTGCAGGGTAACAGACCTCTATGTGAGCACAGGCCACATCACTGCACTTTCACAGAGTTGCCGAAATGTAAAGTGAAAGGAGGAAGTAAGATCTTGTGCTCATTCCTCCCCGTCAGTGAGACTGTGTATTTCAGCTGCTAATTTGCACCTTTAAACTAATGCATCTATTTAGAAAGATGCTATAATACGATATAGAAGTTGAAAGTATTAAGACAGGAAACACACCATCACATGGATGTCTTTAAGCAGCTCACTGCAGACAAACTTAATATAAACAGAAGCCACAAAGGTTTTTCCTTCTATTTTTTTTCAGAAGTAGGAAATGGGATTTCTGCAAAATGTCAAGCGACAAGCAGTTTTGCTCACATTTGAAATCATTAAATCAATTAGCTTCATGTTTATATAGGGATAACATGGCCATACAAATCATTTATTACATTAGTTcatcagaatgttttttttttccctgaaacCAATAAGTATGTTTAAGACTGTTAGAAGTACTGTATGCATTTTCTTTGGACTACTGCCCCAAATCGATGAAGAACACTTTTCTCTTCATCCAACAATTTCTCTACAGACATTAAAGAATTAAATTCCTGATTGATTCACCGCAAAATTAGTACACTTGTGTTATTAGCAATGATTACTAATGCCAGAAAGAAATGTTCCTTCTAGaactttaacaaaaaataaaaaaatgtaaaatttgtttGATTCTTTGTgctaaaaattgtaaaatgtcagtggtattatttttaattataatagatTACTTAAATTTAACAATTATCATtgcataaaagcatttttttacattaatatgatGTGCAATTTAATAGTCATTTTACAAAACATATCCTACATAACACTAGTAAAGTGAACTAATGATTTTTTGGTAAAGACTACTAATCCATATTTAATTTGTCTTCTATGTCATGAGAGTAAACTCTTTATTCGTTTCACAGATTACTTATTATTAAACAGATCGCATGAACAACGCACTTCCTCTCAAATCTGTCATTCACTTTCCGGGTTAACCCTTTTGGTTTCCCACATCTTCCCTCTTTAGAAAAGAACATCATGTTTTCCACTTTTAACACAAACCCCTAAACATTGGTTTATGTTTAACAGCATACCCAAATTAAAGTGCAACATCAAGcaatgatagttttttttttttcataaactcaAATCTTAATTCCTTTCTATAACCTGAAACAGTCcatttaagcctagttcacactacaggattttaaacatcagcagatcgctgtgctgttcacactacatgacttgactttgtgtcttttaatctctgtggtgttcacactacgcaacactccgtgaacgatccacaagaggggggtcacacactacatgatctgacaacatctcattccccatcagctcattcaagctaccaaaccacagccaatgaaaatttgagggaggagtcgtcagaaaaaagctgaacactattggctgcttgtgtgctgattacatcactgacagcttttcaagctttggagaaagcatttaaaaacatcgtcaaatcagctgatttacgagcggattaatcactcatctgcaaggtttgagtggatagatacacagagagtttttaatttttgtaattttataactctttgaaaaaaacatatttataacaccctgccgttttctaactatcagtgtatttctttctgacattgttatttttttattacaaaacagtaaagaactgagcatttctgccttaaaataccatattggtcaaaatgactacatgcatgtctgatacttttcgctgtgactttaaatatgtgtgcattttcttgcctggcaacttcctgctaacataaacaaaactttctgatggcaaaaacatcaatttacttcagatatctttcaaaacagcatattctgtgctttgaaatagctcctgtttgaaagtgaaaatgaaagccaagacttttaagtgttttagtatcttaactacatatttataggctgtattaccaaaaaaatattatatttttagggtaatggtgtcattaaacatgatgccagacattcaaagcttaattttaatatctcaatgatagctttgaatgtaaatatgttgtgacaatatggcgtttcatatgagaatggtcagaatgagcagtatggtaattctaatagttacagaattctagttccactgttaatatagcctactctcatgtctgtgctaacgcagaatgaagccagtgcaccgatgcccattctgaccaatcacagatgtttctgctgagctcctgaacacacaggcattcagctcatgctgatatgctctctcattggctgcagctcgtcactacatctgaccacacgtggggttgagtcggccgactgctctggaatatttagcatgctaaatgttggatttccgtctgcgaggtgtcggcgacgcgtcagtgagcctcgttgatgcgttgctcagtagttcacacataaagagcgtcgagcacccgcagatttcttcccgatcacagcccgatctgtcggcgagctcgttaacttccaaatcgggctcaaatcaggcttaaaatcctctagtgtaaACTAGGCATTAGTCTAAGTAACGTTTGGGCGTTTTCACCACCCTTCCACTGGAAGTCGTAACTGGTGGTTTAGTGTCCAGTAAAGGTGTTGCTGGGTCAACTGTGTGAGTATTTGAATGTTCAGTCCCAGACAGAGCTGGTTCTTTTTCTTCCTACAATTCTGCTTGGATTGTAGCATCTGGTTGCGATGGCATTGCTTGCAAATGCTTCCTGTTTCTACGCAGGACAGCTCCTTTTTAAGTTTGCACCAAGTACGATCTTGGTTCTGATGTTTTGTTTAGCACAACCgctggtgttttccagtgcttttCACTGTCCAGCTTAAGAAGAACCTTCTCACCAGGATGTAACTCGGGTAGTGTGCGAGCAGAGTGTCTCCGGTCATAATAGAACTTGTAAGACTCCTTTGCAGCTTTATCTTTCTTCTCCACTGCTTTAAGTGGATGTTAAAGTTGAGAAGCACTTTAAcatcgagaccagcagcctgtaagtacatttaagacttgtttcagttgttgtgtatggtttgaggacttgttttcagctgtttgtgtaaagttgtaggacatttaaacttgctttcagttgtgtatcatactagaagtgtttagccactgtttccttggttactataagagcttgtgtagcgaacgcggacggtttcgcgtcgtccgcctcagtttcggcccttgttttgactcgggaggcgtgtccaaacgccagttaaccactatatagtgagcacgctagcttagtcggcaggagaagcactttaacatcgagaccagcagcctgtaagtacatttaagacttgtttcagttgttgtgtatggtttgaggacttgttttcagctgtttgtgtaaagttgtaggacatttaaacttgctttcagttgtgtatcatactagaagtgtttagccactgtttccttggttactataagagcttgtgtagcgaacgcggacggtttcgcgtcgtccgcctcagtttcggcccttgttttgactcgggaggcgtgtccaaacgccagttaaccactatatagtgagcacgctagcttagtcggcaggagaagcactttaacatcgagaccagcagcctgtaagtacatttaagacttgtttcagttgttgtgtatggtttgaggacttgttttcagctgtttgtgtaaagttgtaggacatttaaacttgctttcagttgtgtatcatactagaagtgtttagccactgtttccttggttactataagagcttgtgtagcgaacgcggacggtttcgcgtcgtccgcctcagtttcggcccttgttttgactcgggaggcgtgtccaaacgccagttaaccactatatagtgagcacgctagcttagtcggcaggagaagcactttaacatcgagaccagcagcctgtaagtacatttaagacttgtttcagttgttgtgtatggtttgaggacttgttttcagctgtttgtgtaaagttgtaggacatttaaacttgctttcagttgtgtatcatactagaagtgtttagccactgtttccttggttactataagagcttgtgtagcgaacgcggacggtttcgcgtcgtccgc
This sequence is a window from Danio rerio strain Tuebingen ecotype United States chromosome 16, GRCz12tu, whole genome shotgun sequence. Protein-coding genes within it:
- the LOC101885445 gene encoding uncharacterized protein isoform X4; translated protein: MSISCLTTTHLLETLTVKLRKNNPVKDILISPASEHQKWSVSKHAGNIRLNLKDIQQTDEGLYDCEVYKDQDCLNATRFTLTVKDCTKMKSVTAVSGSAVLLPCSEHPQRNTTDKVTWKVIEGHRSTDITQYRSSSTTSNSTEKLSNPLFERAKQLENGSLVIRDSVKADDLWYRCRVNDTTCYEVKLVIKVPGLVTAKSTTLFTTVTPKIPAGHSRGNTDTTANNLTAVVMSTVVSLLTIISLIICVIVYFKKRKHINNSHTELNRPLSVYYSYVAEGYDVPLYSLVEQTSASMSTFDTRPSEALAYEPYAKCEDYQFRNE
- the LOC101885445 gene encoding uncharacterized protein isoform X1 yields the protein MMGSVQLSYFRLLNLFIAALLECGAQRPCEQPHQLNISRVQRDSMSISCLTTTHLLETLTVKLRKNNPVKDILISPASEHQKWSVSKHAGNIRLNLKDIQQTDEGLYDCEVYKDQDCLNATRFTLTVKDCTKMKSVTAVSGSAVLLPCSEHPQRNTTDKVTWKVIEGHRSTDITQYRSSSTTSNSTEKLSNPLFERAKQLENGSLVIRDSVKADDLWYRCRVNDTTCYEVKLVIKVPGLVTAKSTTLFTTVTPKIPAGHSRGNTDTTANNLTAVVMSTVVSLLTIISLIICVIVYFKKRKHINNSHTELNRPLSVYYSYVAEGYDVPLYSLVEQTSASMSTFDTRPSEALAYEPYAKCEDYQFRNE
- the LOC101885445 gene encoding uncharacterized protein isoform X2, translating into MMGSVQLSYFRLLNLFIAALLECGAQRPCEQPHQLNISRVQRDSMSISCLTTTHLLETLTVKLRKNNPVKDILISPASEHQKWSVSKHAGNIRLNLKDIQQTDEGLYDCEVYKDQDCLNATRFTLTVKDCTKMKSVTAVSGSAVLLPCSEHPQRNTTDKVTWKVIEGHRSTDITQYRSSSTTSNSTEKLSNPLFERAKQLENGSLVIRDSVKADDLWYRCRVNDTTCYEVKLVIKVPGLVTAKSTTLFTTVTPKIPAGHSRGNTDTTANNLTAVVMSTVVSLLTIISLIICVIVYFKKRKHINNSHKLNRPLSVYYSYVAEGYDVPLYSLVEQTSASMSTFDTRPSEALAYEPYAKCEDYQFRNE
- the LOC101885445 gene encoding uncharacterized protein isoform X3 yields the protein MMGSVQLSYFRLLNLFIAALLECGAQRPCEQPHQLNISRVQRDSMSISCLTTTHLLETLTVKLRKNNPVKDILISPASEHQKWSVSKHAGNIRLNLKDIQQTDEGLYDCEVYKDQDCLNATRFTLTVKDCTKMKSVTAVSGSAVLLPCSEHPQRNTTDKVTWKVIEGHRSTDITQYRSSSTTSNSTEKLSNPLFERAKQLENGSLVIRDSVKADDLWYRCRVNDTTCYEVKLVIKGLVTAKSTTLFTTVTPKIPAGHSRGNTDTTANNLTAVVMSTVVSLLTIISLIICVIVYFKKRKHINNSHTELNRPLSVYYSYVAEGYDVPLYSLVEQTSASMSTFDTRPSEALAYEPYAKCEDYQFRNE